GCGTTGCGACGCTCCCCGCTGGTCGGGGCTGATATCGTTCCTCCCCGTCCCTTCGAGACCGGTCGCAAGGTTGATCTTTGACCCGATATCTTCTCGATACCAACATCATCAGCAACGTCACCAAACCGGAGCCATCCGAGTCGTTGCTGGCGTGGATGGCAGAGCAGGACGACCAAGACCTCTTCATTTCGTCGCTCACCATCGGCGAGATCTGGCGTGGCGTGCTGCAGACGTCCGCCGGCCGCAAACGCGACGACCTTGAAGCTTGGTTCGCCGGTCCGGAGGGACCGCTTGCTCTGTTCGCAGGACGCGTGCTCCCGTTTGACCAAAAGGCCGGCGTTGTCTGGGCAAGACTCATGGCAGAGGGCCGAGCGAAAGGCCGTCCCCGTAGCGCGCTCGACACCATTATCGCGGCTACGGCAGAGGCGAACGACTGTGTCGTGGTCACCGACAACGAGAAGGATTTCGCCGACGTTGAGATCATCAACCCGCTTCGTTACGTGTCAAGCTGAGGAAGGGGTTGCCGATCACGGCTTCGTGCCGTCCTCATACCAAGGAGAGAAGGCGTGAACGTCAGTGATTTGATCGAACTGCTGCAACAGTGTCCCGCCGATCTGCGAGTAGTCGTGAACGGCTACGAAGAGGGCTACGATGACCTCTCACCGGAACAGATTTCGATCGCGAAGATCAGCTTGAACACGG
Above is a window of Deltaproteobacteria bacterium DNA encoding:
- a CDS encoding type II toxin-antitoxin system VapC family toxin, whose product is MTRYLLDTNIISNVTKPEPSESLLAWMAEQDDQDLFISSLTIGEIWRGVLQTSAGRKRDDLEAWFAGPEGPLALFAGRVLPFDQKAGVVWARLMAEGRAKGRPRSALDTIIAATAEANDCVVVTDNEKDFADVEIINPLRYVSS